In one window of Lacticaseibacillus casei DSM 20011 = JCM 1134 = ATCC 393 DNA:
- a CDS encoding DUF1642 domain-containing protein: MSNETKRDVFNDLVEQHQNYVITVVGDCGVKDKAIEGWNKRYSAALPDDLPVIPKAVGEYIRWCKSYDGIHGISEALYYATESNRKWIYNAKNSDTFARAWLLGVWRVEETGEIVKLEADHG, from the coding sequence ATGAGCAATGAGACGAAGCGGGACGTGTTCAACGATTTAGTAGAGCAACATCAAAACTATGTTATTACTGTTGTTGGTGACTGTGGAGTTAAAGACAAAGCAATTGAAGGCTGGAACAAACGCTATTCCGCCGCCTTGCCAGATGATCTGCCGGTGATTCCCAAAGCGGTGGGCGAATACATCCGATGGTGCAAATCATATGATGGCATTCATGGTATATCGGAAGCACTCTACTACGCAACGGAAAGCAATAGAAAATGGATATATAATGCAAAAAATTCAGATACCTTTGCCCGTGCATGGTTGCTAGGTGTCTGGCGCGTTGAGGAAACCGGCGAAATCGTGAAATTGGAGGCGGATCATGGCTAA
- a CDS encoding phage/plasmid primase, P4 family — protein MYEQIPSELRSLKQWGLYQKIWQPEKHKYTKIPWSAVTGKRASSTNPDDWTTFDNALQYLKQSDFAGLGFFFVDGYVGIDVDHIGPDLDRLENGDKQDNMAFEFLDAMKSYAETSLSGEGIHIIIRGKLPGSRHRKKNVEMYESGRFFAMTGNKIGPYSGINKPDPPALKKLYEKYIEPKSVLKMPMRTDDRFAVNNLSEDEIIAKMLNSKTGDRIRLLLVGGWEKFYTSQSEADLALANDLAFWTGRDFSKMDSIFRGSSLMRPKWDDKHGKTTYGVATLNKAINETSNVYHPERERMKYDLSGLMGESKKPKKKLPPRSWDDTGNAQRFVDHFGDAARYSYVDKAWYVYNGSYWELDKQGKLGSMVDIVVDDMKREKIVIADGMDPEEAKKKWSKFLKQSRSNSAKKAMTEQLRHRLAVMPEEFDRDKILLNTINGYVDLSDGELHDHDVKKMFSKETGVEYTDTVDAPEWRQFLDQIFDHDEELIDYLQKAIGYSLTGSTEEQVMFILYGNGRNGKSVFMDTLKHVAGSYAKSMSAKSIMIKQSDSAANSDIARLKGARLVTASEPNEGVRLDEGLVKELTGGDMVTARFLYGSEFEYKPEFKLWLATNHKPIIRGTDDGIWRRLMLIPFNVQIPENKVDKRLAYKLERESVGILNWAVDGALKWQREGLKAPASVQAASKSYRAEMDTLELFVRDCCDLGPDYQAPAGELFKAYQSWAESNGEYKMRKQKFGAEMKQKFRSKKNNSIFYVGLKIKSDPRLNWAQRE, from the coding sequence ATGTATGAACAAATTCCATCAGAACTCCGGTCCCTAAAGCAATGGGGACTTTATCAAAAAATTTGGCAACCGGAAAAACACAAATATACGAAAATCCCATGGTCGGCGGTGACCGGAAAACGTGCTAGCTCTACAAATCCAGATGATTGGACGACCTTCGACAACGCTTTACAGTATCTGAAACAATCAGATTTCGCGGGTTTAGGCTTCTTTTTTGTTGATGGTTATGTTGGCATTGACGTTGACCACATCGGCCCCGACTTGGATCGCTTGGAAAACGGCGACAAGCAGGACAATATGGCGTTTGAATTTTTGGATGCAATGAAATCCTATGCCGAGACGTCCTTGTCAGGTGAGGGCATCCACATCATCATTCGCGGAAAATTGCCTGGTAGTCGGCACCGCAAAAAAAACGTTGAGATGTACGAATCAGGACGATTTTTTGCCATGACAGGCAATAAAATTGGCCCCTATAGCGGAATTAATAAACCGGATCCGCCAGCCTTAAAAAAGCTTTACGAAAAGTACATCGAACCGAAGTCAGTTTTGAAGATGCCAATGCGGACTGACGATCGCTTTGCCGTCAACAATCTTTCAGAGGATGAGATCATTGCAAAAATGCTTAATAGCAAGACCGGTGATCGGATCCGTTTGTTGTTAGTCGGTGGCTGGGAGAAGTTTTACACATCGCAGTCAGAAGCCGACCTGGCACTTGCAAATGATTTGGCATTTTGGACAGGCCGAGACTTCAGCAAAATGGACAGTATCTTCCGCGGATCTTCGCTCATGCGACCTAAGTGGGACGATAAACATGGCAAAACCACGTATGGCGTGGCCACACTCAATAAGGCCATCAATGAAACATCGAATGTTTATCATCCTGAACGTGAGCGAATGAAGTACGACCTCTCTGGCTTAATGGGGGAGTCCAAGAAACCGAAGAAGAAACTGCCGCCGCGGTCGTGGGATGACACCGGCAATGCCCAGCGCTTTGTTGATCATTTTGGAGATGCTGCCCGATATTCCTATGTTGACAAAGCATGGTATGTCTACAACGGCAGTTACTGGGAGCTTGATAAGCAAGGAAAACTCGGCTCAATGGTGGACATTGTCGTGGACGACATGAAACGCGAGAAAATTGTCATCGCAGATGGTATGGATCCGGAAGAAGCAAAGAAGAAATGGTCAAAATTTTTGAAACAATCACGTTCCAATTCTGCCAAGAAAGCCATGACCGAACAACTGCGACACCGTTTGGCCGTCATGCCGGAAGAATTCGATCGGGATAAGATCTTGCTAAATACCATTAACGGTTATGTTGATTTGTCCGATGGTGAACTGCATGACCATGACGTTAAGAAAATGTTTTCCAAAGAAACCGGTGTTGAATATACCGATACCGTGGATGCCCCAGAATGGCGGCAGTTCCTTGATCAGATATTTGATCACGATGAAGAGCTGATTGATTATCTGCAAAAAGCGATTGGCTATTCGTTAACTGGATCTACTGAAGAACAGGTCATGTTCATTCTTTATGGTAATGGGCGGAATGGTAAGTCAGTTTTCATGGATACGCTGAAACATGTGGCCGGATCCTATGCAAAGTCGATGTCAGCAAAATCAATCATGATTAAACAATCGGATTCTGCCGCCAATTCTGACATTGCCCGGCTCAAGGGCGCACGACTGGTCACGGCCAGCGAACCGAATGAAGGGGTGCGCTTAGATGAAGGCTTGGTCAAAGAACTAACCGGAGGAGATATGGTCACCGCGCGCTTCTTGTATGGTTCGGAATTCGAGTACAAGCCAGAGTTCAAGCTATGGTTGGCAACAAACCACAAGCCAATTATTCGCGGCACAGACGATGGTATCTGGAGGAGGCTGATGCTGATCCCGTTCAATGTTCAGATTCCAGAGAACAAAGTCGATAAACGCCTGGCATATAAACTTGAGCGCGAGTCGGTCGGCATTCTGAACTGGGCTGTGGACGGCGCGTTGAAATGGCAACGAGAGGGTTTGAAAGCACCGGCCAGCGTTCAAGCGGCAAGCAAATCTTACCGCGCCGAGATGGACACGCTTGAGTTGTTTGTCCGAGATTGCTGCGATCTGGGACCAGATTATCAAGCCCCGGCTGGTGAGCTGTTCAAAGCTTACCAGAGTTGGGCAGAGAGCAATGGCGAATACAAGATGCGCAAGCAGAAGTTTGGTGCGGAGATGAAACAAAAATTTAGGAGTAAGAAAAACAACAGCATTTTCTATGTGGGTTTGAAAATCAAAAGCGATCCAAGACTGAACTGGGCACAACGGGAGTAA
- a CDS encoding VRR-NUC domain-containing protein — translation MKSEHEIQSEIMLALSRADCTIIRTNVGKVRTETGRIFIAGPPKGWPDLTGFRHRDGRLILIEVKNEKGRLRPEQKHFAEFIQRFPVIYGVCRSADDAVKLLEENKCT, via the coding sequence TTGAAATCAGAACACGAAATTCAATCAGAAATTATGTTGGCATTGTCGCGAGCTGACTGCACGATTATTCGTACGAATGTCGGAAAAGTCAGAACTGAAACTGGTCGAATATTCATTGCTGGACCACCGAAAGGATGGCCGGACCTAACCGGCTTTCGCCATCGCGACGGTCGGTTGATTTTAATCGAAGTCAAAAACGAAAAAGGCCGTCTTCGACCAGAACAAAAACACTTTGCCGAATTTATTCAGCGGTTTCCGGTAATTTACGGCGTATGCAGATCGGCAGACGATGCTGTGAAGCTATTGGAGGAAAACAAATGTACGTAG
- a CDS encoding DUF669 domain-containing protein: MTFSMTTDYSKIEDQSFEALPTNSYEALIENVQERATKNGAESLQIKLRIRNDLDAALPETNGKYHNRVVFMDNWKRKATNQYDMEGLQYVLEAAQVPEGTAINSFEDFGRALILKPVQVFIKKEKNTYNGETTDVNRIAPWNFKKTQYPQVNHKWKETPTNPTQDSGQPIDVSDEDLPF; encoded by the coding sequence ATGACTTTCAGTATGACAACAGACTATTCCAAGATTGAGGACCAGAGTTTTGAAGCTTTACCAACTAACTCCTATGAAGCACTGATTGAGAATGTGCAGGAACGTGCAACCAAGAATGGAGCAGAGTCATTACAAATCAAGTTGCGCATCCGAAACGACCTAGATGCGGCACTGCCAGAAACAAACGGCAAATATCACAATCGCGTTGTGTTCATGGATAACTGGAAGCGTAAGGCCACCAATCAATATGACATGGAAGGTTTGCAGTACGTTCTTGAGGCAGCACAGGTTCCGGAGGGTACTGCGATCAACTCATTTGAAGATTTTGGCCGTGCGCTTATTTTGAAGCCAGTCCAAGTCTTTATCAAAAAAGAAAAAAATACGTACAACGGCGAGACGACCGACGTCAATCGGATTGCCCCGTGGAATTTCAAGAAGACACAGTATCCGCAGGTGAACCACAAGTGGAAGGAAACTCCTACCAATCCAACGCAAGATAGCGGACAGCCAATTGATGTTTCAGACGAAGATCTTCCCTTCTAG
- a CDS encoding YopX family protein, producing MKREIKFRAWDKKNECYLYDIQKAYDMLSGCVKYDDGEDAVYEEECFAGFLDNEQYIIEQYTGLKDKNGREIYEGDIVSFGSVWDNGDNEDLDEEIHIGVVEYDPHYAVYSVNCEESGERRFLFTDVVNYDGFGVIGNIFENKELLEGKQ from the coding sequence ATGAAACGAGAAATTAAGTTCAGAGCGTGGGATAAGAAAAATGAGTGTTACTTGTATGACATACAAAAAGCATACGACATGCTGAGTGGCTGTGTTAAGTATGACGATGGTGAGGATGCTGTTTATGAAGAAGAATGCTTTGCCGGATTCTTAGATAATGAGCAATATATTATCGAACAATACACCGGCCTTAAAGACAAGAACGGACGAGAAATCTACGAGGGCGATATTGTAAGCTTCGGTAGTGTCTGGGATAACGGTGATAATGAAGACCTAGATGAAGAGATTCATATCGGGGTTGTTGAGTATGATCCGCATTATGCTGTATACAGTGTAAATTGCGAGGAATCAGGCGAACGTCGCTTTCTGTTCACGGATGTTGTTAATTATGATGGCTTTGGAGTCATCGGGAATATTTTTGAGAACAAAGAGCTGCTGGAGGGAAAGCAATGA
- a CDS encoding DUF1642 domain-containing protein has product MSEEKLYAVKNDEGKYWDFSDGSGFWILDIPDCPTTTSKEEAELVAKNQGGHAITLVEEPKKVVLSKEEAKIVEDAHNDKYPASYISGNTDGEKSLMEAFVNGYTVAKEKKYNVKVPHTKEVWYYKSGDTDLLTICPADKEFRGKFTEAEIEHYGLQDCEKEEVTDDEQ; this is encoded by the coding sequence ATGAGCGAAGAAAAACTGTACGCGGTAAAGAACGATGAAGGAAAATACTGGGACTTTTCGGATGGTTCTGGTTTCTGGATATTAGACATCCCAGATTGCCCTACAACTACTAGTAAGGAAGAGGCTGAACTAGTAGCTAAAAATCAGGGTGGGCACGCTATCACGCTCGTTGAGGAGCCTAAAAAGGTAGTACTGAGCAAGGAAGAGGCCAAAATCGTTGAAGATGCACATAATGACAAATATCCAGCAAGTTATATTTCTGGAAACACCGATGGAGAGAAGTCTCTAATGGAGGCATTTGTCAACGGATACACCGTGGCAAAGGAGAAGAAATACAACGTCAAGGTGCCACATACCAAAGAGGTTTGGTATTACAAGTCTGGCGATACAGATTTGTTGACGATTTGCCCAGCGGATAAAGAGTTTCGTGGAAAGTTCACTGAAGCAGAGATCGAACATTACGGCTTGCAAGACTGCGAAAAAGAAGAGGTGACTGACGATGAGCAATGA